The following are from one region of the Nicotiana tabacum cultivar K326 chromosome 3, ASM71507v2, whole genome shotgun sequence genome:
- the LOC107806624 gene encoding HMG1/2-like protein has protein sequence MKGGKSKAGADSKLGVRKKATETKKAKKAAKDPNKPKRPPSAFFVFMEEFRKTYKEKHPNNKSVAAVGKAGGDAWKKLSDAEKAPYQAKADKRKAEYQKNMDAYNRKQAGEAEDEESDKSKSEVHDDDEDDDGSEEEEDDD, from the exons ATGAAAGGAGGTAAATCTAAGGCTGGAGCTGATTCCAA GCTTGGAGTAAGGAAGAAGGCTACGGAGACGAAGAAAGCGAAGAAAGCCGCGAAGGATCCAAACAAGCCTAAGAGGCCTCCAAGTGCCTTCTTCGTTTTCAT GGAGGAGTTCAGGAAGACGTACAAGGAAAAGCACCCAAACAACAAATCTGTTGCCGCT GTTGGTAAAGCTGGAGGAGACGCGTGGAAAAAATTGTCAGATGCT GAGAAGGCACCTTACCAGGCAAAGGCTGATAAAAGAAAGGCTGAATACCAAAAGAACATGGATGCCTATAACAGAAAACAG GCTGGTGAGGCTGAGGATGAGGAATCAGACAAGTCCAAGTCTGAGGTTCATGACGACGACGAGGACGATGATGGAAGCGAAGAG GAGGAGGATGATGATTAA